CGAGATATCCACTGCTTTTTCTTGAATGGTGGCAGACGGAGATTTCCAAAGTAAGTCTGTTCGTGATTGGATAACGGCAAGCGGTGTTCTTAATTCATGAGAAGCATCTGAAACAAAGTCTTGCTGTTTTTGCCAGGCCGCTTTAATGGGGACAAGCGCACGTCCTGCTAGTAGAAATCCTGCTCCAACTGCACAGATACTGCCAATAATCCCTCCTACAAGGAGAAGCAGGAAAAGAGTATGAAGCATTTCTTGCTCAGACGTTACATTTCGAACAAATTGAACAGTTACCGTCTCTTTGCCCATTTCTGTTTGAACAGAAAGAGCACGAAATGAGAACTCCTCTGCCTCAATTTCTTGAAACTCGCCTAGTTTTGTAGGAGCGAACTCTTTTTCATTTTCTGCAAAAATAGGCGATAATCTATCTAACTGATTCATGATTTCATTTTCATCATTCCAAATGAGAACAATCATACGAGGGTCTTTTTCAATTCGAGGAGTCTCTTCTCCCCTTACATCTGTGAAGCGTTGAGCAGAATGTTGCAAGTCATTATTAACATCTCGATTTAACCGAGAATCAGCATAAGAGTAAATAATAACCGCAAGAATCCCCATCAAAATAATAAAGACAAGAGAGTTTACAATTGTAAGTTTAAGCCTAGTTTTGTGAAACATAAATCCACCCCTATTATTCCTTCAACATATACCCAATGCCACGTACAGTTTGTAAGTCCTTATGATATCCAAAGGGTTCCATTTTCTTTCTAAGATGATGAACAAACACTTCAACAATAGCAATTGTTGTATCAGAGTCAAAGCCCCATACACGATCATAAAGTTGCTCTTTTGTTAGAATAGCTCCTTTATTTTGGATAATGTATTCAAGCATCTCGTATTGTTTAAATGTTAATCTAACAGGAGTTTCATTTATCATTACTTCTTTTTCTTTGCCAAACAATTCGATCCCTTTATAACGGATTGTTTGACTTCTCGTTAAACTCCCGCTTCGACGCAAAAGAGCACGAATTCGAGCTTGTAGCTCAGGAGCTTGAAATGGCTTAACAAGGTAGTCATCGCCCCCAAAATCAAGTCCTTTCACACGGTCTTCCAAAGAATCTTTCGCTGTTAGAAATAAAACAGGTGTCCGAATATCTGCTTCTCTTATATGTTGAATCACTTCAAATCCGTCCATTTCAGGCAGCATAACGTCTAAAACAATCAAATCATATATATTTTGAAGAGCAAGAAACAATCCATCTTCTCCATTCTCTGCTCCATCAACTTCAAATTCATTTGATAAAATACTTTTAATCGACTCAAGAAGCGATCGATTATCTTCTACAACAAGTATGCGCACTGCAGTTCTCTCCTTTACTATTTATCATCATACCAAAACAAAGCGGTCGCAGTATATACGATCGCTTTGTTTTTTATTCGTATCTCAGAGCTTGAATTGGATCTAGTTTTGAAGCTTTGTTTGCTGGAAATACGCCAAAAACGATACCGACTAGAAGAGAAAAAGCAAAGGACATTAGGATAACAGGAACCGAGTAGACGACAGCTGTCCCTGTTATCTTTGTGAAAGCTTCTGCACTTACTAGTCCTAATCCAATACCAATTAGTCCTCCAAAAGAACTTAAAATTACAGCTTCAATTAAAAATTGAAGAAGAATATTTCCTCTTTTAGCTCCAATGGCTTTTCGAATTCCTATCTCTTTTGTTCGTTCAGAAACAGATACAAGCATAATATTCATAATTCCAATTCCTCCTACAATAAGAGAAATAGCAGCACTTCCCCCAAGCAGAAGAGTTAAAGTATTATCAACAGAGTCTGCTGTTTCCATTAAATCTTCCTGACTTGATACACTATAGCTGTCTTCTTCTCCAATAACTCCCCGCATTGTTTGTTCAAGTCTGTTCGTAATAAAGTTTATATTTTCTTCATCACGAACTTTCACATATACAGACTCAATGCTTGTTGTTGAAGCTAAACGTTGGCCTGTGCTTAACGGAACGATAACCGTACTGTCTCCACTTGTTCCTAATGAACTACCAACAGATTGAAGAACTCCAATCACCTTATACGATGAACCATTAATCCCTATAGATTGTCCAACTGCATTTCCTAATCCAAAGAGCGTCTGTGCTGTGTCTGAACCAAGAACAGCTACTTTGGAATGGTTATCTTGATCAAGGGCTGCAATAAAGCGACCAGATTGAAGCTCTAAATCTCGGACATCTAAATAAGAAGATGTTGTCCCTGTCATGGACACTTGGGTATTTGTTTCTCCGTTCTTCGCTGTTACACGTCCTGAAACAGTCGGAGCTGTAGCATCTACTCCGTTTACTGTTTCGAGCTCTTTTGCATCATCTTCTTTAAAAGTCACATCTGATCCTGTAATACTTACAGTCAAAACATCTTTACCTAAACTGCCAATTTGGCTTTGTACTTCTTGAGTTGAACCTTGACCAATGGCGACCATTACAATCACAGACGAAACCCCAATTATAATACCTAACATTGTTAAAAACGCCCTTATTTTGTTCCCTTTAATGCTTTTCCATGCCATGGAGATGGAGTTCACGTTTATCCCTCCTTTCTTCATAAAGCTCGCCATCATGAATATGCACAATCCTGCTTGCTTTTTTGGCTACTTCTAAATCATGGGTGATTAAGATAATCGTGTGTCCTTGCTCGTGTAAATCCTTCACAATTTTTAAAATATCATCACTTGTTTTGTGATCTAACGCTCCTGTTGGCTCATCAGCTAAAAGGAGCGGAGGATCTCCAGCAAGGGCTCGAGCAATAGCAACACGCTGCTGCTGACCGCCTGAAAGCTGGGAAGGAAGATGATTCCACCTATCTCCAAGGCCTACCTTTTTTAGAGCTTGCAAAGCTTTTTCTCTTCTTTCTGTAACTTTTACTCCACGATACACAAGAGGAAGCTCAACATTTTCGATAGCTGTTAATTTTGATAAAAGGTTAAAGTTTTGAAAAATAAATCCAATCTTTTCATTGCGAATAGAAGCTAACTGAGAACTCTTCATTTTTCCAACATCTTCACCGTCTAATAAATACTCTCCAGCATCTGGACGATCAAGGCAGCCAATCATGTTCATAAATGTGGATTTTCCAGAACCTGATGAGCCAATAATCGAAACAAAGTCCCCTTTTTCAACTGTAAGCGAAATTTCTTTTAGGGCTGTAACGGTTTCGTCCCCAAGCTTATACGTCTTCTTCATTAAACGAACATCAATAAGAGGCTCTGTCATCTTTATTGCCCGCCTCCTTGTCCACGTCCACCAGCAGAAGAAGGTCCTCCATTTGGTGCCTGTCCTGGATTTCCTGACATTCCTCCACCAGATTCGTTTCCAAAGCCACCTTTCATCATTGCTTTCTCATCTTGAGAAGAAGTTTGATTTGAGCTAACCTTTGGAATTTGAACTGTATCTCCTTCCGATAATCCTTTTGTAATTTCAACGCTTGTATCGTTAGAAATTCCTGTTTCAACTGTTACTTTCTTTGTTGTTTGAGAAGAGTCACTTGAACTTGTTGGGACAAGAACATATTTCTCGTCTCCACTTTCGTAGACGGCT
This sequence is a window from Priestia filamentosa. Protein-coding genes within it:
- a CDS encoding ABC transporter permease, with protein sequence MAWKSIKGNKIRAFLTMLGIIIGVSSVIVMVAIGQGSTQEVQSQIGSLGKDVLTVSITGSDVTFKEDDAKELETVNGVDATAPTVSGRVTAKNGETNTQVSMTGTTSSYLDVRDLELQSGRFIAALDQDNHSKVAVLGSDTAQTLFGLGNAVGQSIGINGSSYKVIGVLQSVGSSLGTSGDSTVIVPLSTGQRLASTTSIESVYVKVRDEENINFITNRLEQTMRGVIGEEDSYSVSSQEDLMETADSVDNTLTLLLGGSAAISLIVGGIGIMNIMLVSVSERTKEIGIRKAIGAKRGNILLQFLIEAVILSSFGGLIGIGLGLVSAEAFTKITGTAVVYSVPVILMSFAFSLLVGIVFGVFPANKASKLDPIQALRYE
- a CDS encoding ABC transporter ATP-binding protein, which codes for MTEPLIDVRLMKKTYKLGDETVTALKEISLTVEKGDFVSIIGSSGSGKSTFMNMIGCLDRPDAGEYLLDGEDVGKMKSSQLASIRNEKIGFIFQNFNLLSKLTAIENVELPLVYRGVKVTERREKALQALKKVGLGDRWNHLPSQLSGGQQQRVAIARALAGDPPLLLADEPTGALDHKTSDDILKIVKDLHEQGHTIILITHDLEVAKKASRIVHIHDGELYEERRDKRELHLHGMEKH
- a CDS encoding sensor histidine kinase — encoded protein: MFHKTRLKLTIVNSLVFIILMGILAVIIYSYADSRLNRDVNNDLQHSAQRFTDVRGEETPRIEKDPRMIVLIWNDENEIMNQLDRLSPIFAENEKEFAPTKLGEFQEIEAEEFSFRALSVQTEMGKETVTVQFVRNVTSEQEMLHTLFLLLLVGGIIGSICAVGAGFLLAGRALVPIKAAWQKQQDFVSDASHELRTPLAVIQSRTDLLWKSPSATIQEKAVDISLISKESRRLSKLVGNLLMLARSDSGSLEMEKETFSLSILLEELHEYYEELVSYQGKSIMMRIEDSLHFKGDKERIHQLMIILLDNALKFTNSDGRIEVSCRETASAINIEVKDNGIGLREEEIPKIFDRFYQVDKARSDEGGAGLGLSIARWIIDKHYGKVKVTSKLGEGTKFEITFPKNQRTG
- a CDS encoding response regulator transcription factor; its protein translation is MRILVVEDNRSLLESIKSILSNEFEVDGAENGEDGLFLALQNIYDLIVLDVMLPEMDGFEVIQHIREADIRTPVLFLTAKDSLEDRVKGLDFGGDDYLVKPFQAPELQARIRALLRRSGSLTRSQTIRYKGIELFGKEKEVMINETPVRLTFKQYEMLEYIIQNKGAILTKEQLYDRVWGFDSDTTIAIVEVFVHHLRKKMEPFGYHKDLQTVRGIGYMLKE